In one window of Helianthus annuus cultivar XRQ/B chromosome 17, HanXRQr2.0-SUNRISE, whole genome shotgun sequence DNA:
- the LOC110922998 gene encoding zinc transporter 4, chloroplastic isoform X1 has protein sequence MMITGLKSSGFDTDSVSRKLFLSMSTSGCSVSPELEACWDEKIAFILKFVAIACILLAGFIGVAVPLVGKSWRILRSDSGFFSATKAFAAGVILSTGFVHILPDATSALSDPCLPKFPWSSFPFSGFIAMMAALFTLLADFITTQYYEGKQEKQIETSGIEVGDLDPAVVPLVSKEDGLEENGIHNVVMDGGDVHRTHIRENGQRHEHLESHSHKHAFEDDDDTDSVVRYAVASQVLELGIVSHSIIIGLSLGVSQSPCTIRPLLGALSFHQFFEGFALGGCISQAKFGILRSTLMAGFFAVTAPISVGIGMGVSSFYDHDSPRALIVEGILDSISAGILIYMALVDLIAAEFLSKKMKSNFGIQMVSFIALFLGAGLMASLAVWA, from the exons ATGATGATAACTGGACTAAAAAGTTCTGGTTTCGACACCGACTCCGTTTCCAGGAAACTTTTCCTATCAATGTCAACCAGCGGTTGCAGTGTGTCGCCGGAACTAGAAGCTTGTTGGGATGAAAAAATCGCTTTTATTCTCAAATTTGTGGCCATTGCTTGCATACTGTTGGCTGGATTCATCGGAGTAGCCGTCCCGTTGGTCGGCAAGAGCTGGCGAATTCTTAGATCAGATTCCGGTTTCTTTTCTGCCACGAAAGCTTTTGCTGCTGGTGTCATTTTGTCTACAGGCTTCGTGCACATACTACCGGATGCCACATCAGCATTATCCGACCCGTGTCTCCCTAAATTCCCCTGGTCCAGTTTCCCGTTTTCGGGGTTCATTGCAATGATGGCTGCTTTGTTTACATTGCTTGCTGACTTCATTACCACTCAATACTATGAAGGAAAGCAAGAAAAGCAGATTGAGACGTCCGGAATTGAGGTGGGTGATTTGGATCCAGCGGTGGTTCCGTTGGTGTCGAAAGAGGATGGTTTGGAGGAGAATGGGATTCACAATGTGGTTATGGATGGTGGTGATGTTCATCGTACCCACATCCGTGAAAACGGTCAAAGGCACGAGCACTTAGAGAGCCATTCTCACAAGCATGCGTTTGAAGATGATGACGATACAGATAGTGTTGTACGCTATGCTGTCGCTTCACAG GTATTGGAACTTGGAATTGTGTCGCATTCAATAATAATCGGTTTATCATTAGGAGTTTCACAAAGTCCATGTACAATTAGACCATTGCTCGGGGCGTTATCTTTCCATCAGTTCTTTGAAGGATTTGCATTAGGCGGTTGCATCTCACAAGCAAAATTTGGGATCCTTCGTTCGACGTTAATGGCGGGTTTTTTCGCGGTAACGGCTCCTATAAGCGTGGGCATAGGGATGGGTGTGTCATCGTTTTATGACCATGATAGTCCTAGAGCTTTGATTGTTGAAGGTATCCTGGACTCCATTTCTGCTGGGATTTTAATTTATATGGCTTTAGTGGACTTAATTGCTGCTGAATTCTTGAGTAAGAAGATGAAAAGCAATTTTGGAATTCAAATGGTGTCTTTTATTGCACTTTTTCTTGGGGCTGGATTAATGGCTTCTCTTGCAGTATGGGCTTAA
- the LOC110922998 gene encoding zinc transporter 4, chloroplastic isoform X2 codes for MSTSGCSVSPELEACWDEKIAFILKFVAIACILLAGFIGVAVPLVGKSWRILRSDSGFFSATKAFAAGVILSTGFVHILPDATSALSDPCLPKFPWSSFPFSGFIAMMAALFTLLADFITTQYYEGKQEKQIETSGIEVGDLDPAVVPLVSKEDGLEENGIHNVVMDGGDVHRTHIRENGQRHEHLESHSHKHAFEDDDDTDSVVRYAVASQVLELGIVSHSIIIGLSLGVSQSPCTIRPLLGALSFHQFFEGFALGGCISQAKFGILRSTLMAGFFAVTAPISVGIGMGVSSFYDHDSPRALIVEGILDSISAGILIYMALVDLIAAEFLSKKMKSNFGIQMVSFIALFLGAGLMASLAVWA; via the exons ATGTCAACCAGCGGTTGCAGTGTGTCGCCGGAACTAGAAGCTTGTTGGGATGAAAAAATCGCTTTTATTCTCAAATTTGTGGCCATTGCTTGCATACTGTTGGCTGGATTCATCGGAGTAGCCGTCCCGTTGGTCGGCAAGAGCTGGCGAATTCTTAGATCAGATTCCGGTTTCTTTTCTGCCACGAAAGCTTTTGCTGCTGGTGTCATTTTGTCTACAGGCTTCGTGCACATACTACCGGATGCCACATCAGCATTATCCGACCCGTGTCTCCCTAAATTCCCCTGGTCCAGTTTCCCGTTTTCGGGGTTCATTGCAATGATGGCTGCTTTGTTTACATTGCTTGCTGACTTCATTACCACTCAATACTATGAAGGAAAGCAAGAAAAGCAGATTGAGACGTCCGGAATTGAGGTGGGTGATTTGGATCCAGCGGTGGTTCCGTTGGTGTCGAAAGAGGATGGTTTGGAGGAGAATGGGATTCACAATGTGGTTATGGATGGTGGTGATGTTCATCGTACCCACATCCGTGAAAACGGTCAAAGGCACGAGCACTTAGAGAGCCATTCTCACAAGCATGCGTTTGAAGATGATGACGATACAGATAGTGTTGTACGCTATGCTGTCGCTTCACAG GTATTGGAACTTGGAATTGTGTCGCATTCAATAATAATCGGTTTATCATTAGGAGTTTCACAAAGTCCATGTACAATTAGACCATTGCTCGGGGCGTTATCTTTCCATCAGTTCTTTGAAGGATTTGCATTAGGCGGTTGCATCTCACAAGCAAAATTTGGGATCCTTCGTTCGACGTTAATGGCGGGTTTTTTCGCGGTAACGGCTCCTATAAGCGTGGGCATAGGGATGGGTGTGTCATCGTTTTATGACCATGATAGTCCTAGAGCTTTGATTGTTGAAGGTATCCTGGACTCCATTTCTGCTGGGATTTTAATTTATATGGCTTTAGTGGACTTAATTGCTGCTGAATTCTTGAGTAAGAAGATGAAAAGCAATTTTGGAATTCAAATGGTGTCTTTTATTGCACTTTTTCTTGGGGCTGGATTAATGGCTTCTCTTGCAGTATGGGCTTAA